Proteins encoded in a region of the Sterolibacterium denitrificans genome:
- a CDS encoding NAD(P)/FAD-dependent oxidoreductase, translating to MSASKHTVVIIGGGTAGISVAAGLRRRQPGLDIAIVDPAEFHFYQPAWTLVGGGAFDVARTRRPLAGLLPRGVKHIAKAVSGFSPETNEIELAGGERLGYAFLVVAAGIQLNFDAIKGLPEALGKNGVSSNYRYDLAPYTWELVKNFKGGRALFTQPAGAIKCAGAPQKAMYLAADYWRQQGIKADSIQFRNGGAVLFSVPFYAQALSRVVDAYGAKARLGDSLVEVRGAEKIAVFERVQDGEKVREEVAYDLLHVVPPQSAPDFIRQSALANAEGWVDVDQHTLRHVRHNNIFSLGDCSSLPTSKTAAAVKAQAPVLVANLLEALQGLETRNRYTGYTACPVTTSHGKVMLAEFTYGGTVSTTLPLDSRIPRRFYWFLKRSVLPWFYWNLLLKGRFVPEVHQERRFPEALPALIEA from the coding sequence ATGTCAGCAAGCAAACACACAGTAGTCATCATCGGCGGCGGCACGGCCGGCATCAGCGTGGCTGCCGGTCTGCGCCGCAGGCAGCCTGGCCTGGACATCGCCATCGTCGATCCGGCCGAATTCCATTTCTATCAGCCGGCATGGACCCTGGTCGGTGGCGGCGCTTTCGACGTCGCGCGGACTCGCCGTCCGTTGGCCGGCCTCCTGCCGCGCGGGGTGAAGCACATTGCCAAGGCGGTCAGCGGTTTCAGTCCGGAAACGAATGAAATCGAGCTGGCCGGCGGCGAGCGGCTGGGTTACGCCTTTCTGGTCGTGGCGGCCGGCATCCAGTTGAATTTCGACGCCATCAAGGGCCTGCCGGAAGCCCTGGGCAAGAACGGGGTGAGCAGCAACTACCGTTACGATCTGGCGCCCTACACTTGGGAACTGGTGAAAAATTTCAAAGGCGGGCGAGCATTGTTCACCCAGCCCGCCGGGGCCATCAAATGCGCCGGCGCGCCGCAGAAGGCGATGTATCTGGCCGCCGATTACTGGCGCCAGCAGGGCATCAAGGCCGACAGCATCCAGTTCCGCAATGGCGGCGCGGTGCTGTTCAGCGTGCCCTTCTATGCCCAGGCCCTGAGCCGGGTGGTGGATGCCTACGGCGCCAAGGCCCGCTTGGGCGATTCGCTGGTCGAGGTGCGCGGCGCGGAGAAGATTGCTGTTTTCGAGCGGGTGCAGGATGGCGAGAAAGTTCGCGAGGAGGTGGCTTACGACCTGCTCCACGTCGTGCCGCCGCAAAGCGCGCCCGACTTCATTCGCCAGAGCGCACTCGCCAACGCCGAAGGCTGGGTGGATGTGGATCAGCATACGCTGCGCCATGTGCGCCACAACAACATCTTTTCATTGGGTGATTGCAGTTCGCTGCCGACCAGCAAGACCGCTGCCGCCGTCAAGGCGCAGGCCCCGGTGCTGGTAGCCAATCTGCTGGAGGCATTGCAGGGGCTGGAAACCCGCAACCGCTACACGGGTTACACGGCCTGTCCGGTCACCACGTCGCACGGCAAGGTGATGCTGGCCGAGTTTACCTATGGCGGCACCGTCTCCACCACGCTGCCGCTGGACTCCCGCATTCCGCGCAGGTTTTACTGGTTTCTCAAGCGCTCCGTTTTGCCATGGTTCTACTGGAACCTGCTGCTGAAAGGGCGTTTCGTGCCCGAAGTGCATCAGGAGCGGCGGTTTCCTGAGGCGTTGCCGGCGTTGATAGAAGCCTAG
- a CDS encoding Fic family protein, translating to MTNSKLPINLDDLLRQRTVEGERIEYKAGWNPDAIIRTLCAFANDFENLGGGYVVIGQDCDADGRPIFPPVGLPDNQLDKIQRELLAHCQLIQPPYFPVLSLEVVEGRNLIVLQAPGGQTRPYKAPEAVTASKKTWRYYIRRYSSTVEAKGDTEQELLSLAAKVPFDDRFNQFARVDDLAKPLMQGFLEEVGSALAADAPGLFVEALGRQMNVAGGPTESPWPKNVGLLFFNETPERFFPGVQIDVVWFPEGAGGDRFDEKIFKGPLARMTREALGYIQRNYLHETVIKHPDRAEATRFWNFPYAAIEEAVVNAVYHRSYEEHEPIEVRISHDELVVVSYPGPDRSIRMEDLKAGRAVSRRYRNRRIGEFLKELEMTEGRSTGIPKILKEMAANGSPAPLFEMDDDRLSFVIRLPRHPLSLVPTVGAGEVTGEVTGEVTGEIERLVRAVVGEMTRQQIQTALGLKGEDHFRKAYLSPALTAQMIEMTLPDTPRSSKQCYRLTAIGRRWLETHPGDGAT from the coding sequence ATGACGAACAGCAAACTCCCCATCAACCTCGACGACCTGCTGCGCCAGCGCACGGTCGAGGGCGAGCGTATCGAATACAAGGCGGGGTGGAATCCGGACGCGATCATCCGCACTTTGTGCGCCTTCGCCAACGACTTCGAGAACCTGGGTGGTGGCTATGTTGTCATAGGGCAGGACTGCGACGCCGACGGAAGGCCCATCTTTCCGCCGGTCGGCCTGCCCGACAACCAGCTCGACAAAATCCAGCGCGAACTGCTGGCACACTGCCAGTTGATCCAGCCACCGTATTTTCCGGTGTTGAGCCTTGAAGTCGTCGAGGGTCGTAACCTGATCGTGCTGCAAGCACCGGGTGGGCAGACGCGCCCCTACAAAGCGCCGGAAGCAGTCACGGCCAGCAAGAAAACGTGGCGTTACTACATCCGCCGCTACAGCAGCACGGTCGAGGCCAAGGGCGACACCGAGCAGGAACTGTTGAGCTTGGCCGCCAAGGTGCCGTTCGACGACCGCTTCAACCAGTTCGCGCGCGTCGATGATCTCGCCAAGCCATTGATGCAGGGTTTCCTGGAGGAAGTCGGCAGTGCGCTGGCGGCGGATGCGCCTGGGCTTTTTGTTGAGGCACTGGGGCGTCAAATGAACGTGGCGGGCGGTCCCACCGAATCGCCTTGGCCCAAGAACGTGGGTCTGCTGTTCTTCAACGAAACGCCAGAGCGGTTCTTCCCCGGCGTACAGATCGACGTGGTGTGGTTCCCCGAAGGCGCGGGTGGCGACCGCTTCGACGAGAAAATCTTCAAGGGACCGCTGGCGCGAATGACACGCGAGGCGCTGGGCTACATCCAGCGCAACTACCTGCACGAAACGGTCATCAAGCACCCGGATCGGGCCGAGGCGACGCGGTTCTGGAACTTCCCCTATGCCGCCATCGAGGAGGCCGTGGTCAACGCGGTCTATCACCGTTCCTACGAGGAGCACGAACCCATCGAGGTGCGCATCAGCCACGACGAACTGGTGGTCGTCAGCTACCCCGGCCCGGATCGGTCAATCCGGATGGAAGACCTGAAGGCGGGCCGCGCCGTCAGCCGCCGTTACCGCAACCGGCGCATCGGCGAGTTCCTGAAGGAACTGGAGATGACCGAGGGCCGCTCCACCGGTATCCCGAAAATCTTGAAGGAAATGGCGGCCAACGGCTCGCCCGCGCCGCTGTTCGAGATGGACGACGACCGGCTTTCGTTCGTGATTCGGCTGCCGCGCCACCCTTTGTCCCTCGTCCCGACGGTAGGCGCAGGGGAAGTCACAGGGGAAGTCACAGGGGAAGTCACAGGGGAAATTGAACGGTTGGTCCGCGCTGTGGTCGGTGAGATGACCCGGCAGCAAATCCAGACCGCGCTTGGCCTCAAGGGCGAGGATCACTTCCGAAAAGCGTATCTGAGCCCGGCGCTGACTGCGCAGATGATCGAGATGACGCTGCCCGATACACCTCGCAGCAGCAAGCAATGCTACCGCTTGACGGCCATCGGGCGGCGGTGGTTGGAGACACATCCCGGCGATGGTGCGACCTGA
- a CDS encoding response regulator transcription factor, translated as MIRIFLADDHTLFRAGLRQMLQSFADFTVVAEATNAAETLAAIGQLEADVFILDLTMPGVTGTSLVEETARLRPDVPILVLSMHDEPATVRRALQAGARGYLTKEVSPDTLMTAVTRVAAGERYIPAELAESLVFDSVEPRATARHERLTPREREVLRLIAAGYQLSQIAERINLSPKTITTHKTHLMEKLGVTNNVELIRYAVEHRLFE; from the coding sequence ATGATCCGTATTTTTCTGGCCGATGACCACACCCTGTTTCGCGCGGGCTTGCGGCAGATGCTGCAGTCCTTCGCTGATTTCACCGTCGTCGCCGAGGCGACGAATGCGGCGGAAACGCTGGCGGCCATCGGGCAGCTCGAGGCCGACGTGTTCATCCTCGATCTGACCATGCCGGGCGTGACCGGCACCAGCCTGGTCGAAGAAACCGCCAGGCTGCGGCCCGATGTGCCGATCCTGGTACTCAGCATGCACGATGAGCCGGCCACCGTGCGCCGCGCCCTGCAGGCGGGTGCGCGGGGCTATCTGACCAAGGAGGTCAGCCCGGATACGCTGATGACGGCGGTGACCCGCGTGGCTGCCGGCGAGCGCTATATCCCGGCGGAACTGGCGGAGTCATTGGTTTTCGATTCGGTCGAACCCAGGGCAACGGCACGGCATGAGCGGCTGACCCCGCGCGAGCGGGAAGTGCTGCGCCTGATCGCCGCAGGCTATCAACTGAGCCAGATCGCCGAACGCATCAACCTGAGCCCCAAGACCATCACCACGCACAAGACGCATCTGATGGAAAAACTGGGCGTGACGAACAATGTGGAATTGATCCGCTATGCCGTCGAGCATCGTTTGTTTGAATAG
- a CDS encoding biotin/lipoyl-containing protein, whose amino-acid sequence MPKFPECWESCGNCAAETIIIETLLVAPGERIERDATLLVLETGKVALDIPCPYEGRVVEVFVERYDEVSEGMLLVTVECE is encoded by the coding sequence ATGCCGAAGTTTCCCGAATGCTGGGAAAGCTGCGGCAACTGCGCTGCGGAAACCATCATCATAGAAACGCTGCTGGTCGCGCCCGGCGAACGCATCGAGCGCGACGCCACGTTGCTCGTGCTGGAAACCGGCAAGGTCGCCCTCGATATTCCTTGTCCCTATGAGGGCAGGGTGGTCGAAGTTTTCGTTGAACGATACGATGAGGTCAGTGAAGGGATGTTGTTGGTGACGGTGGAATGTGAGTGA
- a CDS encoding fibronectin type III domain-containing protein, producing MKRILTLLTTALAVLLLNGCLGDSLKLGSSAAPPSNLQAVAGDGSVTLTWDTAPGVEYWVFVASGSGVTTDNWDSRGGQAFPRATSPYVVPNLTNGQLYSFTVNARIDGGPGGPGAPSVNATPRMLGDTWSNVGPIPESRNLNAVTYAGDRFVVVGDQGAIYSSPDFTASPTWTSLTNPTTANLHAVDYGGVYLAAGAAGTILRSTDGTTWAKQTSGTSKTLYGLANNGANGYVAVGEIGTILSSLGGESWTSSASGTIRNLNAVIYTGSRWIAVGNAGTILISLNALNWTSISAPTTQNLNGLTLGWDATTATPMLIAVGDAGTQLTSLDNGMNWVKSTINAGFNFKAITYGSQFITVGNWGTIYTSSDGGTWTRQTSNTLSLLNAAAYSSSGNIAVVGNGGLILAAQ from the coding sequence ATGAAACGTATCCTCACCCTGCTCACGACCGCCCTGGCCGTGCTCTTGCTGAACGGCTGTCTGGGAGACAGCCTCAAACTCGGCAGCTCGGCAGCCCCGCCAAGCAACCTGCAGGCGGTTGCCGGCGATGGCAGCGTCACCCTGACCTGGGATACCGCCCCAGGCGTCGAATACTGGGTGTTCGTCGCGTCCGGCTCGGGCGTCACGACAGACAACTGGGACAGCCGGGGCGGCCAGGCATTTCCCCGGGCGACCTCGCCCTATGTCGTTCCCAATCTCACCAACGGGCAACTCTATTCATTCACCGTCAATGCGCGCATCGACGGCGGCCCGGGCGGCCCGGGCGCACCCTCGGTCAATGCCACGCCGCGCATGCTGGGCGACACCTGGAGCAACGTCGGTCCCATACCCGAATCCCGCAACCTGAACGCGGTCACCTATGCGGGCGACCGCTTCGTGGTCGTTGGCGATCAGGGGGCGATCTATTCCAGCCCGGACTTCACCGCCTCGCCAACCTGGACTTCATTGACCAATCCGACAACGGCCAATCTGCATGCCGTCGACTATGGTGGCGTCTACCTCGCCGCCGGCGCCGCCGGCACCATCCTGCGCAGCACGGATGGAACGACCTGGGCGAAACAGACCAGCGGCACCAGCAAAACCCTGTACGGCCTGGCCAACAACGGTGCCAACGGCTACGTCGCCGTCGGCGAAATCGGCACCATCCTTTCCAGCCTGGGAGGAGAAAGCTGGACGTCGAGCGCCTCGGGCACCATCAGAAACCTGAATGCCGTCATCTACACCGGCAGCCGCTGGATCGCCGTCGGCAATGCCGGCACCATACTGATCAGCCTCAATGCCCTCAACTGGACTTCGATCAGCGCTCCAACCACACAGAACCTGAACGGCCTCACCCTCGGCTGGGACGCCACCACCGCCACCCCCATGCTCATCGCCGTCGGCGATGCCGGCACGCAACTGACCAGCCTCGACAACGGCATGAACTGGGTCAAGAGCACGATCAACGCAGGCTTCAACTTCAAGGCCATCACCTACGGCAGCCAGTTCATCACCGTCGGCAACTGGGGCACCATCTACACCAGCAGCGATGGCGGCACCTGGACCCGGCAGACTTCAAACACGCTGTCCCTGCTGAATGCCGCCGCCTACAGCAGCAGCGGCAATATCGCGGTCGTTGGCAATGGCGGGCTGATCCTGGCGGCGCAGTAA
- the ettA gene encoding energy-dependent translational throttle protein EttA, with protein MSQYVFTMNRVGKIVPPKRQILKDISLSFFPGAKIGVLGLNGAGKSTVLRIMAGVDTDIIGEARPMPGISIGYLPQEPQLDPGQTVRQAVEEGLGPLIEAKARLEEIYAAYAEPDADFDKLAEEQAKYENIIAAAGTDVEHQLEIAADALGLPPWDAKIGVLSGGEKRRVALCRLLLSKPDMLLLDEPTNHLDAESVEWLEQFLVRFPGTVVAVTHDRYFLDNAAEWILELDRGEGIPWKGNYSSWLEQKEKRLETEARQEGARIKAMKQELEWVRQNPKGRQAKSKARLARFNELSSEEYQKRNETQEIYIPVAERLGNEVIEFKNVSKRFGDRLLIDDLSFSVPPGAIVGIIGPNGAGKSTLFKLITGQEQPDAGEVHIGQTVKISHVDQSRDALGNDKTVFEAISGGADLLTIGKYQTPSRAYLGRFNFKGADQQKIVGKLSGGERGRLHMAQTLATGGNVLLLDEPSNDLDVETLRALEDALLEYAGSVLVISHDRWFLDRIATHILACEGDSQWTFFNGNYQEYEADKKQRLGEEGARPKRIRYKPITH; from the coding sequence ATGTCGCAATACGTCTTCACCATGAACCGCGTCGGCAAGATCGTGCCGCCGAAGCGCCAGATCCTCAAGGACATTTCCCTTTCCTTCTTCCCCGGCGCCAAGATCGGCGTGCTGGGGTTGAACGGCGCCGGCAAATCCACGGTGCTGCGCATCATGGCCGGCGTCGACACCGACATCATCGGCGAAGCCCGGCCGATGCCCGGCATCTCCATCGGTTATCTGCCGCAGGAGCCGCAGCTCGACCCCGGACAGACCGTGCGTCAGGCGGTCGAGGAAGGCCTGGGGCCGCTGATCGAAGCCAAGGCCAGACTGGAAGAAATCTATGCCGCCTATGCCGAGCCGGATGCCGATTTCGACAAGCTGGCCGAAGAACAGGCGAAATACGAAAACATCATCGCCGCCGCCGGAACCGACGTCGAACATCAGCTCGAAATCGCCGCCGATGCGCTCGGCCTGCCGCCCTGGGATGCGAAGATCGGCGTGCTTTCCGGCGGCGAGAAGCGCCGCGTGGCGCTGTGCCGCCTGCTGCTTTCCAAGCCCGACATGCTGCTGCTGGACGAGCCGACCAACCACCTCGACGCCGAATCGGTGGAATGGCTGGAACAGTTCCTGGTGCGCTTTCCCGGCACCGTGGTGGCCGTCACCCACGACCGCTACTTCCTCGACAACGCCGCCGAATGGATCCTCGAACTCGACCGCGGCGAAGGCATCCCCTGGAAAGGCAATTACTCCTCCTGGCTGGAACAGAAGGAAAAGCGTCTGGAAACCGAAGCCAGGCAGGAAGGCGCACGCATCAAGGCGATGAAGCAGGAACTCGAATGGGTACGGCAGAATCCCAAGGGCCGCCAAGCCAAGAGCAAGGCCCGCCTGGCGCGCTTCAACGAGCTGTCCTCGGAGGAATACCAGAAACGCAACGAGACGCAGGAAATCTACATTCCAGTGGCCGAGCGCCTGGGCAATGAAGTCATCGAGTTCAAGAATGTCAGCAAGCGCTTCGGCGACCGGCTGCTCATCGACGATCTCAGCTTCTCGGTGCCGCCCGGCGCCATCGTCGGCATCATCGGCCCGAACGGCGCGGGCAAATCCACCCTCTTCAAGCTCATCACCGGCCAGGAGCAGCCCGATGCCGGCGAAGTGCACATCGGCCAGACGGTGAAGATTTCCCACGTCGACCAGAGCCGCGACGCGCTGGGCAACGACAAGACGGTATTCGAAGCCATCTCCGGCGGCGCCGACCTGCTGACCATCGGCAAATACCAGACGCCCTCGCGCGCCTATCTCGGCCGTTTCAACTTCAAGGGCGCGGATCAGCAGAAGATCGTCGGTAAACTCTCCGGCGGCGAACGCGGCCGCCTGCACATGGCCCAGACCCTGGCCACCGGCGGCAACGTGCTGCTGCTCGACGAGCCTTCCAACGACCTCGACGTGGAAACCCTGCGCGCCCTGGAAGATGCCCTGCTCGAATACGCCGGTTCGGTGCTGGTGATTTCACACGACCGCTGGTTCCTCGACCGCATCGCCACCCACATCCTGGCCTGCGAGGGCGACTCGCAATGGACGTTCTTCAACGGCAACTACCAGGAATACGAAGCCGACAAGAAGCAACGTCTGGGCGAGGAAGGCGCGCGGCCCAAGCGCATCCGCTACAAGCCAATCACGCACTGA
- a CDS encoding peptidase U32 family protein, which translates to MKPAPELLAPAGSLEMLETALAYGATAIYAGQPRYSLRVRNNSFGDMAQLGQGIATAHAANARLYVVSNIYPHNAKIKTYLADMAKVVALQPDALIMADPGLIDMIRETWPEMPIHLSVQANTVNYAAVRFWQKLGISRVILSRELSLDEIAEIRQQCPDMELEVFVHGALCIAYSGRCLLSGYFNHRDPNQGTCTNSCRWDYQVKPTQTDATGDVYLIEEASRPGQLMPIEEDEHGSYIMNSKDLRAIEHVQRLVDIGVDSLKIEGRTKSPYYVARTCQAYRRAIDDAVAGKPLDPRLLAELDGLANRGYTDGFYQRHHDAEYQNYLHGSSRSGRSLYVGRLTGYGSNGLAEVEVMNRFAVGDRLELIHPRGNLDVQLAAMWNQDGASVQIAPGNGHRMRIQLPAGLEGAFVARYLPV; encoded by the coding sequence TTGAAGCCCGCGCCCGAGCTTCTCGCCCCCGCCGGTTCGCTGGAAATGCTGGAGACGGCGCTGGCCTATGGCGCCACCGCCATCTACGCCGGCCAGCCGCGCTACAGTCTGCGCGTGCGCAACAACAGCTTCGGCGACATGGCCCAACTCGGCCAGGGCATCGCTACCGCCCACGCCGCCAACGCCAGGCTGTATGTGGTCAGCAACATCTATCCGCACAATGCCAAGATCAAAACCTACCTGGCCGACATGGCGAAGGTGGTAGCTCTCCAGCCCGATGCGCTGATCATGGCCGACCCCGGCCTGATCGACATGATCCGCGAAACCTGGCCAGAAATGCCAATTCACCTTTCGGTGCAGGCCAACACCGTGAACTACGCCGCGGTGCGTTTCTGGCAGAAGCTCGGCATCTCGCGGGTGATCCTCTCGCGCGAACTCTCGCTCGACGAGATTGCCGAAATCCGCCAGCAATGTCCCGACATGGAACTGGAAGTCTTCGTCCATGGCGCGCTGTGCATCGCCTATTCGGGCCGCTGCCTGCTCTCCGGCTACTTCAACCATCGCGACCCGAACCAGGGCACCTGCACCAATTCCTGCCGCTGGGATTACCAGGTCAAGCCGACACAGACCGATGCCACTGGCGACGTCTACCTGATCGAAGAAGCCAGCCGTCCGGGGCAACTGATGCCGATCGAGGAAGACGAGCACGGCAGCTACATCATGAACTCCAAGGACTTGCGTGCCATCGAACACGTCCAGCGGCTGGTCGACATCGGCGTCGACTCGCTGAAGATCGAAGGCCGCACCAAGTCACCCTACTACGTCGCCCGCACCTGCCAGGCCTATCGCCGCGCCATCGACGATGCCGTGGCCGGCAAGCCGCTCGATCCACGCCTGCTGGCCGAACTCGACGGCCTGGCCAACCGGGGCTACACGGATGGTTTCTATCAGCGCCACCACGACGCCGAATATCAGAACTATCTGCACGGCTCATCCCGATCCGGGCGCAGCCTGTACGTCGGCCGCCTCACCGGCTACGGCAGCAATGGCCTGGCGGAAGTCGAAGTGATGAACCGCTTCGCCGTCGGCGATCGGCTGGAACTGATCCATCCGCGGGGCAACCTCGACGTGCAACTCGCCGCCATGTGGAATCAGGACGGCGCCTCCGTACAAATCGCCCCCGGCAACGGCCACCGCATGCGCATCCAGTTGCCCGCCGGTCTGGAAGGCGCATTCGTCGCCCGCTATCTGCCCGTATGA
- the gcvP gene encoding aminomethyl-transferring glycine dehydrogenase gives MPNTPSLLELEQRDAFIARHIGPNRDEIAAMLAVIGAASLDELIEQTVPAAIRLTAPLALSDALPEHEALARLKAIAARNVVNKSLIGMGYHDTLMPAVIQRNVLENPGWYTAYTPYQAEIAQGRLEALLNYQQMVIDLTGLELANASLLDEATAAAEAMAMARRISKARSNAFFVDAACFPQTIDVLKTRAGFFGFELIFGTPEQAAAQEVFGALFQYPNDRGEIADLTPHIAAVKAASGIAAVATDLLALVLLKSPGEMGADIAFGSAQRFGVPMGFGGPHAAFFATRDEHKRQVPGRIIGVSVDARGKKALRMALQTREQHIRREKANSNICTSQVLLANLAGMYAVYHGPAGLRDIALRVHRLAALLAAGLREAGIEAANAQFFDTLRLDLGAHAPTVLQATRAAGYNLREVSDSVLAVALNEKTTRDDVVELLQLIGGRSPTPDAPGALDALDQQRPIAIPAELLRRDAILTHPVFNTHHTEHAMLRYLKKLQNKDLALDHSMIPLGSCTMKLNASSEMLPISWPEFADLHPFAPLDQAAGYLEMIRTLEDALKAITGFDAICMQPNSGAQGEYAGLVAIRRYQASRGESSRDVCLIPKSAHGTNPATAQMCGLSVVVVDCDEAGNINIADLRAKAAGHAARLSCIMLTYPSTHGVFEEGVREICAIVHEHGGQVYMDGANLNAQLGLTSPASIGADVSHMNLHKTFAIPHGGGGPGMGPIGLKAHLAPFAANHAVQPIDGPHQGQSAVSAAPWGSASILPISWMYIAMMGGAGLKRATEVAILNANYVAARLEPHYPILYTGSRGRVAHECILDVRAIKTATGIAELDIAKRLMDYGFHAPTVSFPVAGTLMVEPTESENQDELDRFIAAMIGIREEIRQIENGTWPADDNPLKHAPHTQADVICSDSDWNRPYSRQQAAFPLPFVAENKFWPSVNRIDDVYGDRNLFCACPPIEAASA, from the coding sequence ATGCCCAACACACCCTCCCTACTCGAACTCGAACAACGCGATGCCTTCATCGCCCGTCACATCGGCCCGAACCGCGACGAAATCGCGGCGATGCTGGCCGTCATCGGCGCTGCCAGTCTCGATGAGCTGATCGAGCAGACTGTGCCGGCGGCCATCCGCCTGACTGCGCCGCTGGCGCTGTCCGACGCGCTGCCGGAGCATGAGGCGCTGGCCAGGCTCAAGGCCATCGCGGCGCGGAACGTCGTCAACAAATCGCTGATCGGCATGGGCTACCACGACACGCTGATGCCGGCGGTGATCCAGCGCAACGTGCTGGAGAATCCCGGCTGGTACACCGCCTACACGCCCTACCAGGCGGAGATCGCCCAGGGCCGGCTCGAAGCGCTGTTGAACTACCAGCAGATGGTGATCGACCTGACCGGCCTCGAACTCGCCAACGCCTCGCTGCTCGACGAAGCCACCGCCGCCGCCGAGGCGATGGCGATGGCGCGGCGCATCTCGAAGGCCAGGTCGAACGCCTTCTTCGTCGATGCCGCCTGCTTTCCGCAGACCATCGACGTGCTGAAGACGCGCGCCGGATTCTTTGGCTTCGAGCTGATCTTCGGCACGCCCGAGCAGGCCGCAGCGCAGGAAGTCTTCGGCGCGCTGTTCCAGTATCCGAACGATCGCGGCGAGATCGCTGACCTCACGCCGCACATCGCCGCGGTCAAGGCAGCCAGCGGCATCGCCGCCGTGGCCACCGATCTGCTGGCGCTGGTGCTGCTCAAGTCGCCGGGAGAGATGGGCGCGGACATCGCCTTCGGCTCGGCGCAGCGCTTCGGCGTGCCGATGGGCTTCGGCGGCCCGCACGCCGCCTTCTTCGCCACGCGCGACGAACACAAGCGCCAGGTGCCCGGCCGCATCATCGGCGTCTCCGTCGATGCGCGCGGCAAAAAGGCGCTGCGCATGGCGCTGCAGACGCGCGAGCAGCACATCCGCCGCGAGAAGGCCAACTCCAACATCTGCACCTCGCAGGTGCTGCTCGCCAACCTCGCCGGCATGTATGCCGTGTATCACGGCCCGGCCGGCCTGCGCGACATCGCGCTGCGCGTCCATCGCCTCGCCGCGCTGCTCGCCGCCGGCCTGCGCGAAGCCGGTATCGAAGCGGCCAACGCGCAGTTCTTCGACACGCTGCGCCTCGACCTCGGCGCGCACGCGCCGACGGTGCTGCAGGCCACGCGCGCCGCGGGATACAACCTGCGCGAGGTCTCCGACAGCGTGCTGGCCGTGGCCCTCAACGAAAAAACCACGCGCGATGACGTCGTCGAACTGCTGCAACTGATCGGCGGCCGCTCACCCACGCCCGACGCGCCCGGCGCACTCGATGCGCTCGATCAGCAACGCCCCATCGCCATTCCCGCCGAACTGCTGCGCCGCGACGCCATCCTCACGCATCCGGTGTTCAACACGCACCACACCGAGCACGCCATGCTGCGCTACCTGAAGAAGCTGCAGAACAAGGATCTGGCGCTCGACCACTCGATGATCCCGCTGGGCTCCTGCACCATGAAGCTCAACGCCAGCAGCGAGATGCTGCCGATCAGTTGGCCCGAGTTCGCCGACCTGCACCCGTTCGCGCCGCTCGACCAGGCGGCCGGTTATCTGGAAATGATCCGCACCCTGGAAGACGCGCTCAAGGCGATCACTGGCTTCGACGCGATCTGCATGCAGCCGAATTCCGGCGCGCAGGGCGAATATGCCGGCCTGGTCGCCATCCGCCGCTACCAGGCGAGCCGCGGCGAAAGCTCGCGCGACGTCTGCCTGATCCCGAAGTCGGCGCATGGTACCAACCCGGCGACGGCGCAGATGTGCGGCCTTTCCGTGGTCGTCGTCGATTGCGACGAGGCCGGCAACATCAACATCGCCGACCTGCGCGCCAAGGCCGCCGGACATGCCGCACGCCTGTCCTGCATCATGCTCACCTATCCGTCGACGCATGGCGTGTTCGAGGAAGGCGTGCGCGAGATCTGCGCCATCGTCCATGAGCACGGCGGCCAGGTGTACATGGACGGCGCCAACCTCAACGCCCAGCTCGGCCTGACCAGCCCGGCCTCGATCGGCGCCGACGTCTCGCACATGAATCTGCACAAGACTTTCGCCATCCCGCACGGCGGCGGCGGGCCGGGCATGGGGCCGATCGGCCTCAAGGCGCATCTGGCGCCGTTCGCGGCCAATCACGCGGTGCAGCCGATCGACGGCCCGCACCAAGGCCAGAGCGCGGTCAGCGCCGCGCCGTGGGGCTCGGCCTCGATCCTGCCGATTTCCTGGATGTACATCGCCATGATGGGCGGCGCCGGCCTCAAGCGCGCCACCGAGGTCGCCATCCTCAACGCCAACTACGTCGCCGCGCGCCTCGAGCCGCATTATCCGATTCTCTACACCGGCAGCCGGGGCCGCGTCGCCCACGAGTGCATCCTCGACGTGCGCGCGATCAAAACCGCCACCGGCATCGCCGAACTCGACATCGCCAAGCGCCTGATGGACTACGGCTTCCACGCGCCGACGGTGAGCTTCCCGGTCGCCGGCACGCTGATGGTGGAGCCAACCGAATCCGAAAACCAGGACGAGCTCGACCGCTTCATCGCCGCGATGATCGGCATCCGCGAGGAAATCCGCCAGATCGAAAACGGCACCTGGCCGGCCGACGACAATCCGCTGAAGCATGCCCCGCACACCCAGGCCGACGTGATTTGCAGCGACAGCGACTGGAACCGCCCCTACAGCCGCCAGCAAGCCGCCTTCCCGCTGCCTTTCGTCGCCGAGAACAAGTTCTGGCCGAGCGTGAACCGCATCGACGACGTATATGGCGACCGCAACCTGTTCTGCGCCTGTCCGCCGATCGAGGCCGCTTCCGCTTGA